Below is a genomic region from Spirochaetota bacterium.
TAGTATATCGTCTGTTTCTGGATGACCCGCTCGAAACCAAGTATCAAATGTCTCTTGATTTACATACTTATTAACCAGTGAATAATCCGGATACTTATTTGCACCGGTAAGCGATGTTGTTTCAATTAATTCGACTCCTTCGGTGGTAAATGGGGGAGTCTTACCGCGGTTATCAATTATTTTTATAAGTATATTTTCAAGTTTATGATCTTGCGATCCATTTTTATTAGCCATCGAAACGCTCCGTTATCACGGCTGCTTTTTTATCCTTAAGAAATGACTTTCGATACTTCTTGAATGCCGGATCGAGTTTAACCCAGAGATAATCGCGTGTCGATGAAAGAAAACACATCTTGATCTTGTGCTTCCCTATCTGGGAAAGAATATCACCCATAGAGAAAAGTATCATAGAACAAAGATGCGCCTCGCCATATTTTATTGTTCGCGGTATTCGCGCCCCACTCATTTGACTAAAATCCGCTGCACTAAGACTCCACCAGCGTTTTTTAGAGAAGAAATATATCCCAGTGATAGTAATATCTATAGGACCATTGTTAATGATCTCGGCCGCGAGAACAGCCGGTATTTTGTTGTTTTTATCACATTCAACCCAAGATCGAGCTTTGTATTGCACTCGATTCTGTTTGAATGCTAAACATAATGCCACGATAACGGCTGCAATAGTTCCGAGCGCTGCCAGGATACTGCCGACAGCACCAACCCATGCGGGATAAACTGTAGAAAACAATTCCTTAGTTGTAAATATATTTGTGACGATATTCGTCATTCGGATCGCTCCGCGGACGACTCTACACTACGGTCGTTTCGATACGCGACTTCGTCGCTACTCAACGACCGGTTTTCTTCTCGGTCGCCGAGCGATGCAGTGAGCCTGTCGAACTGTGCCGCCTGCACATCAATGTAGCTTTTTACACCATTTGATGCCTTAGTTGTTCGGGAATCGGAGGCCCCCGAAATAACTGCAGGCGGTGTATCGAGGCGACCATTAGCGGTTATCGAAGCAGTCGGCTCTACGCTCGTTTCGACAAGCTCAACGAGCGAGCCGGTCACTGAGCCTGTCGAAGTGACCGGAGAAGCGACCGTACCAGCGGCTTTTTCTACGCTCGTTTCGACAAGCTCAACGAGCGGTTCGGTCACTGAGCCTGTCGAAGCGACCGCAGAAGAGACTCTTGGATATTCAGTATAGTTCCTTGACAATTCAGGAAGCTTATTATATTCCCCTTCTATCAGCGCCTTCTTCTTCGCATGGCTCCACCCCTGCACCTGTTTCTCACGATAGAACGCCTCGTCAACACGCGCGTATTCTTCGGAGTAAACGAGCTTTACGGGATGCTTCTTCTTAGTATAATTCGCACCGAAAAAGTTTTCATGTTCCCAGACGCGCTTCTCCAAATCAACAGTACTGCCGGTGTAATAAGTGCCGTCGGAGCATTCGAGTATATACATATGCGCCATTACTTCCCCAAGATCTCAGCTACATTCTTCGCAATCGTTTTTTCAAGCGTATGCGCTTCACCGTTCAATTTCACAAGCTCATCATTGAGCGTTTCCAGCTTCTCTTTAAAATCCTCGTCGCTTACATCCTCACCCGGAGCAACACCGACATAACGCCCCGGATTGAGCGACCATCCCTGTTTTTCGATCTCTTTCAGCGTTGCGACCTTACACAGCCCAAGAACGTCTTTGTATTTCGTCTTCTTGCCGAACACTTCTGCTATTTTATCTTCCGCTTCCTTACCGCCGATAACGAAATCCAATTCTTCCCCGCGGTACAGTCTCACGATATTGGAAATGAATGATATCTGCGCCTCCGACCAATCGCGATGAGCACGGTCTATCTGCCGGTAAATGTGGCGTGCATCGATGAAGAGAACGGTTTTCGATCGCCCGGTCGCTGAGCTTGCGTTGCGCTGAGCCTGTCGAAGCGTCGAAGCGACATTTCTCTTCCCTTTATCGAAAAACCACAACGTACACGGAAGCGTCACGGTATAGAACACATTCGGCCCGACCGCTATCATTACATCGACACCGCCGTCCTCGATGATCTTCTGGCGTATATCCTGCTCCGATGAACGAGCATCAGACGCCGAGTTTGCCATAACGAAACCGGCGCGCCCTTTCGCATTCAAGGCGGAGTAGAACAATTGTATCCAGAGATAATTGG
It encodes:
- a CDS encoding GIY-YIG nuclease family protein; the encoded protein is MYILECSDGTYYTGSTVDLEKRVWEHENFFGANYTKKKHPVKLVYSEEYARVDEAFYREKQVQGWSHAKKKALIEGEYNKLPELSRNYTEYPRVSSAVASTGSVTEPLVELVETSVEKAAGTVASPVTSTGSVTGSLVELVETSVEPTASITANGRLDTPPAVISGASDSRTTKASNGVKSYIDVQAAQFDRLTASLGDREENRSLSSDEVAYRNDRSVESSAERSE